A region of Chloracidobacterium sp. DNA encodes the following proteins:
- a CDS encoding prepilin peptidase, translating to MQTILLASFEQLTGLPEFIAYIFVFLFGACIGSFLNVVIYRVPNEKSLMGSSKCPKCDTAIKPYHNIPIFGWLMLGGKCSNCKEPISMRYPAIELLTALVFCLVYWQIGMTAYLPVALAFTSAMLALIFIDAEHMILPNVITYPMFAIALVIRAVYPIVFPEVVFSDTAFAPISYLQGYPMWAVSLAGALFGALIGGGSLWLVGAIWKALRGVDAMGLGDVKLLLGIGALFGWRLTILTIFIGAFTGALAGVIMLSRQKDKDLQMQIPFGIFLGIGSIVAMLFGDRMIEWYLGRFV from the coding sequence ATGCAAACAATACTCTTAGCGTCATTCGAGCAGCTTACTGGCTTGCCGGAATTTATTGCGTATATCTTTGTGTTCCTGTTCGGGGCGTGTATCGGCAGCTTTTTGAATGTCGTCATCTATCGCGTGCCGAATGAGAAGTCGTTAATGGGCAGCTCGAAATGTCCGAAATGCGACACGGCGATCAAGCCGTATCACAACATACCGATCTTCGGTTGGCTGATGCTCGGCGGTAAATGCAGCAACTGCAAAGAGCCGATCTCGATGCGATATCCGGCGATCGAACTTTTGACGGCGTTGGTGTTTTGTCTGGTGTATTGGCAGATCGGAATGACGGCATATTTGCCGGTCGCGTTGGCGTTTACTTCGGCGATGCTCGCGCTTATTTTTATCGACGCCGAGCATATGATCTTGCCGAACGTGATCACTTATCCGATGTTCGCGATCGCGTTGGTCATTCGTGCAGTTTATCCGATCGTTTTTCCCGAGGTTGTTTTTTCGGACACGGCTTTCGCACCGATCTCTTATCTGCAAGGTTATCCGATGTGGGCCGTATCGCTCGCAGGAGCGTTATTCGGAGCTCTGATCGGCGGCGGCTCCTTGTGGTTGGTCGGAGCGATCTGGAAGGCACTTCGCGGAGTTGATGCGATGGGTTTGGGCGATGTGAAATTGCTCCTCGGGATCGGAGCACTTTTCGGATGGCGTTTGACGATCTTAACGATCTTTATAGGTGCATTTACCGGTGCTTTAGCGGGCGTGATTATGCTTTCAAGACAAAAGGACAAAGATCTTCAGATGCAGATACCGTTTGGTATATTCCTTGGGATCGGTTCAATTGTCGCGATGCTATTCGGTGACAGAATGATCGAGTGGTATTTAGGTAGATTTGTGTAG
- a CDS encoding MFS transporter, protein MDSSVTGKNDRREIFGWLTYDWANSAFYTTVVTVLAGPYLTALAQDDVGKAGVVLQLGPFGSITSDNLFTSTLGASIFLQIFLLPMLGSIADFTPYKKKMMAFFCYIGVLASSLLFFVSGTNYLWGCLFLLISNICFAASNVFYNSFLVDLTTEDKRDKISSYGYASGYLGGLVMLFVNLAMINFAPSFGVDKGTAVRVSMLVASIWWGVFAALTFTLVKSRHPEQDAKGRSLVTVGFIELLRTLRELAGLKYTLLFLAGYLLYNDGVQTVILNSSIFLSQELFISKGLESDPTFLLMIFVIAQVCALIGALAFERLSRVIGTKRTIIACLAIWSGIVIFAYGFLQSTFQAQIMAAFIGLVLGPTQALSRSLFSQMIPKSRESAFFGLYEISEKGTSWIGNLVFAVVVGTTGSYRQAILALIVFFVAGMIILLITNTTKAIHAAGNLTPEEVTGK, encoded by the coding sequence ATGGATTCATCTGTAACGGGGAAAAATGATCGAAGGGAGATCTTTGGCTGGCTCACTTATGACTGGGCAAATTCGGCCTTCTACACGACCGTTGTCACTGTTCTTGCCGGCCCGTATCTGACCGCTCTTGCTCAAGATGATGTCGGGAAGGCGGGAGTGGTTCTTCAACTTGGGCCGTTTGGTTCGATAACCTCGGACAATCTTTTTACTTCGACCCTCGGAGCATCGATATTCCTCCAGATCTTTCTGTTGCCGATGCTCGGATCGATCGCCGATTTCACGCCGTACAAAAAAAAGATGATGGCATTTTTTTGCTATATCGGTGTGCTAGCAAGCTCGTTATTGTTCTTTGTCTCCGGGACAAATTATCTCTGGGGCTGTCTTTTCCTGCTTATTTCAAATATCTGCTTTGCCGCGTCGAATGTTTTTTACAATTCGTTCCTCGTCGACCTAACGACTGAAGATAAACGAGACAAGATCAGCAGTTACGGATATGCGTCGGGTTATCTGGGCGGCTTGGTAATGCTTTTCGTGAACCTGGCGATGATCAACTTTGCTCCGTCTTTTGGGGTGGATAAAGGAACGGCCGTTCGAGTCTCAATGCTTGTTGCGTCGATCTGGTGGGGAGTTTTTGCTGCGCTCACTTTCACACTCGTAAAATCGAGGCATCCCGAACAGGATGCAAAAGGCAGGAGCCTTGTCACCGTTGGTTTTATAGAGCTGTTGAGAACACTTCGTGAACTCGCCGGCCTGAAATACACTTTGCTTTTTCTCGCCGGATATCTACTGTATAACGACGGCGTTCAGACCGTTATTCTTAATTCCTCGATATTTCTTTCTCAGGAACTATTTATTTCAAAGGGACTAGAGAGCGATCCAACTTTTCTATTGATGATATTCGTGATTGCACAAGTGTGTGCTTTGATCGGAGCACTTGCTTTCGAACGGCTGTCGCGTGTGATCGGCACAAAAAGAACGATCATCGCTTGTCTGGCTATCTGGTCGGGAATAGTGATCTTTGCATACGGATTTCTACAATCGACATTTCAGGCTCAGATAATGGCGGCGTTTATTGGCTTGGTTTTAGGGCCAACGCAAGCTCTATCGCGTTCGCTATTCTCGCAAATGATCCCAAAATCACGCGAGTCGGCATTCTTCGGCCTATACGAGATATCTGAAAAAGGTACTTCGTGGATCGGAAATCTGGTGTTCGCAGTAGTTGTCGGCACGACGGGCTCGTATCGGCAGGCGATTTTGGCCTTGATCGTATTCTTCGTTGCGGGAATGATTATTCTATTGATCACCAACACTACCAAAGCTATACACGCAGCAGGAAACCTGACTCCCGAAGAGGTAACAGGCAAATGA
- a CDS encoding TIGR00266 family protein — MNCPKCNAELMDGAKFCGSCGMVLQSDPIPQAAPTSTPTPSYPSGGAFHFDTDGRGQGRGYTWAIEHQGAFALAVVNLQAEQTICAEAGAMVSMSANIDLHSELKGGVFGALKRAVGGESAFVSTFTAKGGPGEVTFAPGTPGDVAGLEMQNQAFMVQSSSYLAGDTSLTVDTKFGGAKSFFGGEGLFVLQISGTGLLLVSSFGAIHRRTLRPGEQYVVDTGHLVAWEGHMQYNLRKAAKSGYLRSLLSGEGMVAEFVGPGEILIQTRNLAAFAGLLKPFFPSQGGGSGFSFGN, encoded by the coding sequence ATGAACTGCCCGAAATGCAACGCAGAATTAATGGACGGGGCAAAATTCTGCGGCTCGTGCGGCATGGTATTGCAATCCGATCCCATTCCCCAAGCTGCGCCGACATCTACACCAACACCGTCGTATCCTTCGGGCGGAGCCTTTCACTTTGACACCGACGGGAGAGGACAAGGCCGGGGCTACACTTGGGCGATCGAGCATCAAGGAGCGTTCGCACTCGCCGTCGTCAATCTACAAGCCGAACAAACAATATGTGCAGAGGCCGGAGCAATGGTTTCAATGTCTGCAAATATTGACCTTCACTCTGAGTTGAAAGGTGGTGTTTTCGGAGCACTGAAACGCGCCGTCGGCGGTGAGTCGGCATTTGTTTCGACTTTTACGGCGAAAGGCGGACCAGGCGAAGTCACGTTTGCTCCGGGAACCCCCGGTGATGTGGCCGGGCTTGAGATGCAGAATCAGGCGTTCATGGTACAGTCGAGCTCATATCTTGCCGGTGATACGTCATTGACCGTAGATACTAAGTTTGGCGGAGCAAAATCCTTCTTCGGCGGCGAAGGGCTTTTTGTTTTGCAGATTTCTGGAACGGGTCTGTTGCTAGTCTCTTCATTCGGCGCGATACACAGGCGAACGCTCAGGCCCGGCGAACAATACGTTGTCGATACAGGACATCTAGTCGCATGGGAAGGCCATATGCAATACAACCTTCGAAAAGCAGCAAAGAGTGGCTATCTACGAAGTTTGCTGAGCGGTGAAGGCATGGTTGCTGAGTTTGTCGGCCCAGGCGAGATACTTATACAAACAAGGAATTTGGCGGCGTTTGCTGGTTTATTAAAACCGTTCTTCCCGTCACAAGGCGGCGGAAGCGGTTTTAGCTTTGGAAACTAA
- the ptsP gene encoding phosphoenolpyruvate--protein phosphotransferase — protein MNREQRIPALAVSRGIGIGQIVFLRGENIRSVRFDLNSEETEAELLRFKAALDKSILRLHEIASNDDPNEPVSGIFGVHLLILESSFAEKIQTFIHEERVNAEWAIRMISDHYIKQQESVSDISFRDKYLDIKDVANHLLKELNGSHAADPTVSGSVIVARDLSPSTIIEIAKKKPVAIITELGGWTSHSSILAREFDLPMVSGVRNLEQFVSAGDCVIVDGVNGEIILNPSDKTVAEFEALGKPDKHSGIHISHNNEAAKTNDATHFLIRANIDKPESYETAKNMGAQGIGLYRSESLLRQSGPIPTEDQQFEAYCQIADAVGEHGVKIRTFDVGVERFGSDAHWVERNPSLGLRAIRLSLADPTHFRIQIRSLLRAAFGRNIDIVLPMISGVGEITRSKAIIEEERFDLIKSGIDIGKPKLGAMIETPSAVLTAFDIATQVDFLCLGTNDLVQYLLAVDRDNDAVADWYQTLHPAVIRAIASVFDAAQKADIPVSVCGEMAGSPFYVPVLLGLGAREFSMNTTSIPQVLQLLTGISLPDSIALVTNIQSLLTAEEIEGCLREYYLKNWSALFPLDFLNSRFR, from the coding sequence GTGAACCGCGAACAACGGATTCCGGCTCTTGCCGTATCTCGTGGCATCGGGATCGGACAGATCGTTTTTTTACGCGGTGAAAATATACGCTCCGTTAGGTTTGATCTTAACTCAGAAGAAACCGAAGCCGAACTGTTACGATTCAAAGCGGCTCTCGACAAATCTATATTGCGGCTTCATGAGATTGCCTCGAACGATGATCCCAACGAACCCGTTTCAGGCATCTTCGGTGTGCATCTCCTTATACTCGAATCCTCATTCGCAGAAAAGATCCAGACGTTTATTCACGAAGAACGCGTAAATGCCGAGTGGGCGATACGGATGATCTCGGATCACTACATAAAACAGCAAGAAAGTGTGTCTGACATTAGTTTTAGGGATAAATACCTTGATATAAAAGACGTCGCAAACCATCTTTTAAAGGAGCTTAACGGCTCACACGCCGCTGATCCGACGGTCTCGGGATCAGTGATCGTCGCACGCGATCTAAGCCCTTCCACAATAATAGAGATCGCTAAGAAGAAACCGGTCGCGATCATCACCGAATTGGGCGGTTGGACATCGCACTCTTCTATTCTTGCTCGTGAATTTGATCTGCCGATGGTCTCTGGTGTTAGAAATCTCGAACAGTTCGTCTCTGCCGGTGATTGTGTCATTGTTGACGGTGTTAATGGCGAGATCATATTAAATCCGAGCGACAAAACTGTTGCAGAATTCGAAGCTCTCGGTAAACCTGACAAACATTCGGGCATACATATTTCTCATAACAATGAAGCCGCCAAAACGAACGACGCAACTCACTTTTTGATCCGTGCCAATATTGACAAGCCGGAATCTTATGAGACAGCAAAAAACATGGGCGCTCAAGGAATCGGGCTATATAGATCCGAGTCATTATTGCGTCAATCAGGACCAATTCCAACGGAAGACCAGCAATTTGAGGCCTATTGCCAAATTGCGGATGCCGTCGGCGAACATGGTGTTAAGATCCGCACCTTTGATGTCGGTGTTGAGCGATTTGGCAGCGATGCACATTGGGTAGAGCGAAATCCTTCGCTTGGTCTTCGGGCTATCCGCCTCAGCCTTGCTGATCCTACACATTTTCGGATACAGATCCGTTCACTGTTACGGGCAGCTTTCGGCAGAAATATCGACATCGTTCTTCCAATGATATCCGGCGTGGGTGAAATAACTCGTTCGAAAGCGATCATTGAGGAAGAACGATTCGATCTCATCAAGTCAGGCATCGACATTGGCAAACCAAAATTAGGTGCGATGATCGAAACCCCGTCTGCTGTCCTCACAGCATTTGACATCGCAACGCAGGTGGACTTTTTGTGTCTCGGAACAAACGATCTGGTTCAATATCTGCTCGCGGTCGATCGTGATAACGATGCGGTTGCCGACTGGTATCAAACACTTCATCCGGCCGTGATCCGTGCGATCGCTAGTGTATTTGATGCGGCACAGAAAGCTGATATCCCCGTTTCTGTCTGCGGTGAGATGGCTGGTTCACCTTTTTATGTTCCGGTTTTATTAGGACTCGGAGCACGCGAATTTAGCATGAACACAACCTCGATCCCGCAGGTCCTTCAATTACTTACCGGTATTTCTCTTCCAGATTCAATTGCTTTGGTTACAAATATACAAAGCCTGCTCACGGCAGAAGAGATTGAGGGCTGCCTACGCGAATATTATCTCAAAAATTGGTCCGCCCTATTTCCGCTGGATTTTCTTAACTCTCGTTTTCGTTAA
- a CDS encoding tetratricopeptide repeat protein — MHKNTLLFIILALFAGFVGGFWLANSLNRSAINTAAPQTSSAASNANSPQIKGELDLTDEEINAKIAEADKNAGNFGFQKELGTALYHYSAMKQDFNLLTEAARILNRANSLKSKDLDVLTALGHAHFDIGFAKKDAAEYQKAREIYTDALEIKPGDADISTDLGLTYFLQEPPSYDKAAAQLQKVIDANPKHTRSLQFIVRVLIKQNKLPEAEKALEKLRSIDPNYNVIPELTSELSAARGGGQ, encoded by the coding sequence ATGCATAAGAACACGTTGTTATTCATAATACTCGCGCTATTCGCTGGTTTCGTCGGCGGATTCTGGCTAGCCAATTCTCTAAATCGTTCCGCGATCAATACAGCCGCTCCTCAAACATCTAGCGCCGCGTCAAATGCCAACAGTCCGCAGATCAAAGGCGAACTTGATCTAACTGATGAAGAGATCAACGCGAAGATCGCAGAAGCGGATAAGAACGCCGGAAATTTCGGCTTTCAAAAAGAACTCGGCACAGCACTGTATCACTACTCCGCAATGAAGCAGGACTTTAATTTGCTTACAGAAGCGGCTCGAATATTGAATCGGGCCAACTCACTCAAATCCAAAGATCTCGACGTCCTTACAGCTCTTGGCCACGCTCATTTTGATATTGGCTTTGCAAAAAAAGATGCTGCCGAATATCAAAAAGCTCGCGAGATATACACAGACGCTCTCGAAATAAAACCCGGCGATGCTGACATTTCAACCGACCTAGGCTTAACCTACTTTCTCCAAGAGCCGCCTTCGTATGACAAAGCCGCTGCCCAACTGCAAAAGGTCATTGACGCCAATCCAAAACATACGCGGTCACTGCAATTTATTGTTCGCGTTCTCATCAAGCAAAACAAACTGCCGGAAGCCGAGAAAGCCCTCGAAAAATTAAGATCCATCGATCCTAACTACAACGTCATACCTGAACTCACATCTGAATTATCAGCGGCTCGTGGCGGCGGCCAATAA
- a CDS encoding LOG family protein: MITKSNEKIVTIFGGSKCAKSSAEYHEAMELGGRLAEAGFTICTGGYLGIMEAASRGAHEKGGRVFGIVLNQFKNEPNRYLTDKVATNHFYERLQNLITRSVGFVAFRGGMGTVTEISLVWNKLQTGVIKKCPLVLVGDCWKPVIEAWRTNLAVSDADVNLLDLVTSAEAAAEIIIKKSKGVKI, from the coding sequence GTGATCACTAAATCAAACGAAAAAATTGTAACCATCTTTGGCGGTTCGAAATGTGCAAAGAGTTCGGCTGAGTACCATGAAGCTATGGAGCTTGGAGGCCGTTTGGCCGAGGCGGGTTTTACCATTTGCACTGGCGGCTATTTAGGCATTATGGAAGCGGCCTCGCGCGGAGCTCACGAAAAAGGCGGCCGCGTATTCGGAATTGTCCTGAATCAATTCAAGAATGAGCCGAATAGGTATTTGACCGATAAAGTAGCGACGAACCATTTCTATGAGCGGCTTCAAAACCTTATCACGCGAAGCGTGGGGTTTGTGGCTTTCCGCGGCGGAATGGGAACCGTTACTGAGATATCCCTCGTTTGGAATAAACTCCAAACCGGCGTAATCAAAAAGTGTCCTCTAGTATTGGTCGGCGATTGCTGGAAGCCTGTGATCGAAGCATGGAGAACAAATCTTGCCGTAAGTGATGCCGATGTAAATTTGCTGGATCTTGTTACAAGCGCTGAGGCCGCAGCCGAAATAATTATAAAAAAATCTAAAGGAGTCAAAATATGA
- a CDS encoding polysaccharide biosynthesis/export family protein: MKVPNKRLMIIAAASMLFTSMAGFAQISGSSKRNNPYSPSPAGRNDEKQVAVVSAKIDPVEAVFIMQSQNSPILEERPNIAQTTVKFAKRIESNSRTPTEIYKVGIGDVLLINLKNSPQGSRYCTVRSDGTINFPLAGEGLIAAGQTVEVIEEMLASGITLFPDPQIEVRVREFGSHKITISGLVENPGEKNLQREAMPLYAIRSEAVVSPKATKALIRRAPLVKLESYDLENAETDNVLIYPGNSVEFISDNRSKSYYITGEVNSTGQKDYSSGLTLYQAVIAAGGAKGNPKKAMIGRKDDKGLFSSTEYNLRSIKDGKAADPVLESGDVIEIRK; this comes from the coding sequence ATGAAAGTACCAAACAAACGGTTGATGATAATTGCGGCGGCGTCAATGCTGTTCACCAGCATGGCGGGCTTCGCTCAAATTTCCGGCAGCAGTAAACGAAATAATCCTTATTCGCCGAGCCCAGCTGGAAGAAACGATGAAAAACAAGTAGCTGTGGTTTCGGCAAAAATTGACCCGGTTGAGGCAGTTTTTATCATGCAAAGCCAAAATAGTCCCATTTTGGAAGAGCGTCCGAATATCGCCCAAACGACAGTCAAGTTTGCCAAAAGGATCGAATCGAATTCTCGCACGCCAACCGAAATTTACAAGGTTGGAATCGGTGACGTGTTATTGATCAATCTTAAGAATTCGCCTCAAGGTTCCCGCTATTGCACCGTTCGCTCCGACGGCACGATAAATTTTCCGCTTGCCGGTGAAGGCCTTATCGCTGCGGGACAAACTGTCGAGGTGATCGAGGAAATGCTTGCCAGCGGCATTACGTTGTTTCCCGACCCGCAGATCGAAGTAAGGGTACGCGAATTCGGAAGTCACAAGATCACAATCTCAGGGTTAGTTGAAAATCCAGGCGAGAAAAATCTTCAACGCGAAGCCATGCCGCTGTATGCTATACGCTCCGAAGCGGTGGTGAGCCCAAAAGCTACGAAAGCCCTTATAAGACGAGCTCCGCTTGTAAAGCTAGAATCTTACGATCTGGAAAACGCGGAAACGGATAACGTACTTATCTATCCAGGCAATTCGGTTGAGTTTATTTCCGATAATCGTTCCAAATCTTACTACATCACAGGCGAAGTGAATTCTACGGGGCAAAAGGACTACTCTTCCGGCCTAACTCTGTATCAAGCGGTGATAGCAGCGGGCGGAGCCAAAGGCAATCCGAAAAAGGCAATGATCGGGCGTAAAGACGACAAGGGTTTATTCTCAAGCACCGAATACAATCTTCGGTCAATAAAAGATGGCAAGGCTGCTGATCCGGTCTTGGAATCAGGCGATGTTATCGAGATCCGAAAATAG
- a CDS encoding NDP-sugar synthase: MKAMILAAGFGTRLFPLTIDRTKPAIPFLGKPLVGYVAEYVAGYGIKDFVVNLHHQPDSVIDALGDGSDFGVHIDYTREEPNILGTAGALDNARQFLEDGTFLIINGKIITDIDIGAAVETHKRSGAIATMVLKPNLKREKFTIVEELDGYVTGFGDDAPPLTEDEIRDPKWTARNLLMFTGIHILEPRVFDYIPRGIYSDIVPTFYNPALRKGEKIAAHITDAHWFELSTIPRYLDISLAMMNGSDVHVGRHCQLSGSANIKNSVIWDDVTVGDGAVLYRTIIADGVTISAGEHFENAAIVRADSVRSCKDIPKKALRGYIQGENYIVPLN; encoded by the coding sequence ATGAAGGCCATGATCCTAGCCGCCGGCTTTGGCACGCGGCTCTTTCCATTAACGATAGACCGCACCAAGCCGGCGATTCCTTTTCTGGGGAAGCCGCTTGTCGGCTATGTTGCCGAGTACGTCGCGGGATATGGTATCAAGGATTTCGTTGTCAATCTGCATCATCAGCCTGACTCCGTTATCGACGCACTGGGTGACGGCAGCGACTTTGGAGTTCACATAGATTATACTCGCGAGGAACCCAACATTCTGGGAACCGCAGGAGCTCTCGACAACGCCCGCCAATTTCTCGAAGATGGTACTTTCCTGATCATAAATGGCAAGATAATCACTGACATCGATATCGGAGCAGCCGTTGAAACCCATAAACGATCGGGTGCGATCGCGACCATGGTGTTGAAGCCAAACCTTAAACGGGAGAAATTTACCATTGTCGAAGAGCTCGATGGCTACGTTACAGGTTTTGGCGATGATGCTCCGCCGTTGACTGAAGACGAGATACGCGATCCAAAATGGACAGCACGAAATCTGTTGATGTTTACAGGAATCCATATTCTTGAACCGCGCGTTTTTGACTATATTCCTCGAGGCATTTACTCCGATATCGTGCCGACTTTTTACAATCCGGCTTTGCGAAAAGGTGAGAAGATCGCTGCTCATATCACCGATGCTCACTGGTTCGAACTTTCAACGATTCCACGGTATCTCGATATTTCACTTGCGATGATGAACGGCAGCGACGTGCATGTTGGCAGACATTGTCAATTGTCGGGTTCAGCGAACATTAAGAATTCTGTGATTTGGGATGACGTAACGGTAGGTGACGGAGCAGTTCTTTATCGAACTATTATTGCTGACGGTGTCACGATCAGTGCGGGTGAGCATTTTGAAAACGCTGCGATCGTCCGGGCAGATAGTGTCCGCAGCTGCAAAGATATTCCAAAAAAGGCCTTGAGGGGATATATTCAGGGTGAAAACTATATCGTTCCATTAAACTGA
- a CDS encoding phosphotransferase: protein MPTEVTVLTADASTRDYFRTEWKGKSAIACVYPEPFEEAARTYLDVTTLFLAGGLPVAEILDFDGKQGIIIQEDLGDIILRDVISTADAERRKRLRNEAISLIARVQLLTPKAFQINSVASRLKFDTEKLEWELNYFKTHYFETFLNKPLSAEDDASLSAEFHELAVELESYASVLCHRDFHLANLMIDKEDRMRIIDHQDARIGSPAYDLVSLLLDRITELPSPEWLADKRAYFLDVRRRLGLPKIDEDEFAYEFRLQTIQRCLKAAGTFSYQSAVRGKKHFIPFIKPMFGISIRGAINIGRFPVLKEILMEQIDEK, encoded by the coding sequence TTGCCAACGGAAGTTACGGTGCTAACTGCCGATGCATCAACCCGTGATTATTTTCGTACTGAATGGAAGGGCAAGAGTGCAATAGCGTGTGTTTACCCCGAGCCTTTTGAAGAAGCTGCTCGAACATATCTCGACGTCACCACGCTTTTTCTCGCGGGCGGGTTGCCGGTCGCTGAGATACTCGATTTCGACGGCAAACAAGGCATTATTATTCAGGAGGATCTCGGCGACATCATTTTGCGCGATGTTATCAGTACGGCAGATGCGGAAAGACGAAAACGTCTTCGTAACGAAGCGATCTCTCTTATCGCCAGAGTTCAATTGCTAACTCCAAAAGCCTTTCAAATCAATTCAGTCGCATCACGACTCAAATTTGATACGGAAAAGCTCGAATGGGAATTGAATTATTTCAAAACGCATTATTTTGAAACGTTCCTGAATAAGCCCCTTTCCGCCGAAGATGATGCGAGCCTGTCGGCTGAGTTTCATGAACTTGCGGTCGAGCTTGAATCGTATGCGTCGGTCCTTTGCCACCGCGATTTTCATCTGGCAAATCTGATGATCGACAAGGAAGACCGAATGCGGATCATCGACCATCAAGACGCGCGAATCGGTTCACCGGCATACGATCTGGTGTCGCTTTTGCTTGATAGGATAACGGAGCTTCCTTCGCCAGAATGGCTCGCGGATAAACGGGCATATTTCCTCGACGTGCGGCGGCGTCTCGGATTGCCAAAGATCGATGAGGACGAATTTGCCTACGAATTCCGCTTGCAAACCATACAACGATGCCTCAAGGCCGCCGGCACTTTTTCCTATCAATCCGCCGTACGCGGCAAGAAGCATTTCATTCCATTTATCAAGCCGATGTTTGGCATCTCTATTCGCGGAGCGATCAACATCGGACGTTTTCCAGTATTAAAAGAAATACTTATGGAGCAGATCGATGAGAAATAA